The DNA segment cttacagaaaatttgtcCTCGAATTTTATACAAGGCAAAATAAAAGAatagaattacacattgaacaaataagggtacttacTACACATATCCTGCACTGAATTCCAGGTGCATTATTCTATTGATTGggtcctccacaaaaccttaactataGGGATCTATTTTGACTTTAGCTGTCTCatctggtagtccactatggctgctGGCTGCTCCTCAAAAGTTAAGTCTTCATTCAACTCTACTGTATCAGGTTGCAGCACATGGGAAGGAttaggtatgtatttcctgagcatggagatgtgaaacacagggtgGAGATGAGAAAGGTTAGGTGGTAAATCCAACCGATAGGCAATTGCTccgactctatcagtaacctcaaaaggtctaatatatcgagatgccaacttgcccttcttttcaaatctcataactcccttcatcggagagacCTTCAAgaatacgtaatcgcctactgcaaactctacatccctccgtctaggatctgcataactcttctgtctactgaaagctgttttcaatcattccctaattaaaggaactatctcagaAGTGTATTATTCTAGGTCTAAATCATAcacctttgcttctcccatttccgtctaacacagaggagacctacactttttgCCACACAATGCCTCATAAGGTGCCATCCCGATACTGgaatgatagctgttgttataggcaaactcgactaagggtagctgatcatcccattgacttcTAAAATCTAGGACACACATATGAAGCATATCTTCCAGTGTCtgaattgtcctttcggactgcccttttgtctgagggtggaaggcgGTACAAAAGTTTAACTGTGTgttaagtgcctcctgcaactttctccaaaactgagaagtgaactggggtccTCTATCAGATATTATAGAAGTAAGAACTCCATACAATCTGACTGTTTCTCGAATACAGAGCCTAACGTATTGTGCAACAGAATAGGTGGTTCGCACaggtaagaaatgagctgatttagttagacgatccacaattacccatatcgaatcatatccctaCGTGGTATGAGGCAACTCAGTTACAATGTGCATGGTAATCATTCCCCACTTCCACTCTAGGATAGGGATCTCCTGTAGCTTTCCTgatggcctctggtgttcaaacttcaccctcTGACAGgttaagcacttggacacaaagtctgctatgtctctcttcatgccatttcaCTAGtcgctatctttcacatcataatacatcttggtggagcctgggtggacattgtagggtgtatagtgtgcctcttgcatgatctcATTCCTGAGGGTGTCCACGtcaggcacacatatcctagaataTTCCATAAGAGCGCCATTATTAGCAAATCCAAATTCACAACCTTTACCCTGctatactctttctataatctttatCAATTGTGGGCCTCTgtgctagaaaactctgattctaTCTTGCAGGTCTAGTCttactgaaaaatgggccaataatactccctcatctgaaatatccaagatcagaccttgatccatcaactcatgtatttcttgaatcaacggtctcctttctgctgatatgtgcgccaagctacTAGAAGATTTTCTATACAGAGCATTTGCTACCACATTGGCCTTCCCAATATGATACTAGATGGTACAATCATTGACAAGGGGCATTCTAAAAttatagggttcctacccaacctcatggaaaAAACggaggagacaaatgagtgcatagtaccggatctatcaaaacacgagccgcataggaacagactagaagaatacctgccataaCTGCATTTAAAACTTGGGCGTCTCGGTGTGTTAGGGTGAAAACTTGAGCTTGACCTCTGCCCTGTAATGTagaaccctgatattgacttctGCCTCTTGATctactgcctccaaatccacatccTCCTTGTCCACGGCCCTGCTAGCCACTGTACTGGCTGCATGCCATGCTAGATGTACCAAGGTGTGATTGTCGGGGAATaattgcaacagaaccctgtgaccccatcagGTGCTCACTAAACATGGGGCATTCCCTGGCAAAGTGACCCTACTGGCCACATCTAAAGCATCCACCAAAGCTCATTAAACAAGTCCCTGAATGAATTCTGTCACATTTTGTGCAGTGTgctaaggaggatcctgaactagaCCCAGAACTACTATAACccaaactgtgaccactgctggatccatacCCTGGTTTGAATCCTCGAGATCTGTGTTTAAAACCTCCTTTTTTGTTATTTCTAATTCTTCCTCTGTAATGACCCTAGCCGCCACTATCcatagtactcacataggaaacACCTGAAAAACCCTCTGCGCTAttcttctttgcccttccgctgtctACATAGCTGATTTCAATCTGTCGGGCTCGATCATCTACTACATCAAATGGCTGATCTGACAACATAGCCAGGTTTGCATACTTTCTGTCTAATCCCTTCAGAAATCTTTTTACTTTCATGTTTTCTATAGCCACGGTAGTAGGAACATATATACTCAATTCTAGGAATTAGGAGGCATACTCCTCCATTGACCTGTCGTTCTGTcccaaggcctcaaaggcccattacttctgatctctgaagctttctagcACAAATCTGCTAAAAATAAATCCACAAACTATGTCTAAGATAACCCTTCAATGTGAGGAAGCACATAATCAGATATCCATTACTTAGGTATGGGTGCCAATACATGCTATACACATTCTATTAATCTCCTATCTGATAATTGTAGCTCCACCCCTACTTGTCTGCACGAATCTAAAAATCGATAGGCATCATCTAATACATCATAAGTGCCCGGCACTAAGTTCTTAAAGTTTATGATTTGCTTGTAAGGTTCTACTCTTGGTATTGTGGGTTACTGCTATTGtgaagggtggaccatatactatgCCATCATATGGATGGTCCTCTGTATACCAGCTAAAGTAGCTGTCATTGGGTCTATAGGACCCTGGGCCATAAAGGACTATTTTTGAACTAGTGGCTACTCCTCCTCCTCGGGGCAAgcacctcatcctgtgccgatacCTCATTTGGCACATCCCGTTCTGGTGCAGTGGTAACTTTTCTACTTTTATGCATTTTTCTTAAATTCAGTAGTATTATCCCATAAAATCCAAGACAAAAATAATTTACCTATCTATGATTTCATAAACATATACAGATACACAAAGCAAAAACTAGATGTAAGGAGGACAAGGCAAGAATGAATATGAACCCTAAACTCCGCATATGACTCCTAACCAGTTTCTCTTTTAAAACTTTAGACACATGTTTCCCCATGAATctgaagcctaagctctgatagcaTAAATGTCACGACTCGATCCCATGGGCCGTACctacactaggacttgggccagtcTAAAGCCTTCGagactcgtagtaagcctaactattccttaacccaatcctaaggcccacattgagcccaatttcaagaaatcaactggacagagtcctgccataacatggaccatccaacggagagttttttactcacccgacctgtaagcacaatatatataacaatttggggagcttagctcaccctccatatactcataataatactaattcaaatgggagctcagctcccttattCAACCCAATGATCATCCATGCATACTCATATATCATGCTTAGAATTCCAGTTAATACATACATAATAGATCCAAATGAATACATCACTAATAGTAATAATACATGAGGAGTTCTCGGACATAATATAAGAACAAAATACAATTAAATGCCGATAGTAGACCTGCGAAGAAGAGAGCAGGTTAAACTCAATAAAGGACCTCATGTAACCTAAAAAAAACGgtaaacaagagtgagcgttcgactcagagagtaaaataccaattttaagtataatttctatagctatctaaagctaatgcatcctaaagaatggaatgcaacaccttcatagtTTTTATACAATTCACGTCATAAACAAGTTGGGGCACTCACgcacccatataatattcaaacagtacatatataagagctgatcccttatacagctctcttaatccaacctctactagcgagtacatctcaagccagactttctcttaatagaaCAAATGCGGGGGCTAGCAAGATCATCTAGAGCTGTGCCTACCCTGACTTACCCATAaaaggattgggtcccagcgagtcaagctccagccgcgtctacccatcctgtccatatccaatatcacacaCTACAcacacgccaacacacgcacactgctccaaattattataaaataacattcataacatttcatcaaataaagatgcaatataaaacgtgtctagtatttaactacataaatatatatttgtaAGTGATGCATGGCCATGCCTgaatatattataatattgaaattataattaaaatcaatattttactcacagacataAACTgaggtcactgtggtggctgagcagaggaggaaggctgttctgactcacctgacaattacattacaattatttaatataattgactcaatacaagtttaaaaaaaaaaaaaaaaaaaaaacaaagaaacccTAAGTTGtgtcgaaaatccgacagagttccccctatacctagaacctacccaacctgcaaaagggctcaaaatacacttctatatctgcAACTCACACAACCAtatttcaatcacatcacatggcccatcttgggcccatccaaacaatcaacaatcataatttagaaaattataatttaatccctataattaaccctttttgcaaaactacccaaatgagctctaaaaattctaaaatttttcttcgcggtccttagcaatattactaagctaatacaaaaggaattataattttctaactacccatgaatattttatggatttttaatctaaacccgaaactaaataattaaggaaACTTAGGGTTCGGGCTTACCTACGCCAATTCTGATACTGGAAACGTATCTGGgacatctgaaaatggtggggtagcctataaccttgacccGGTTCTAAAGTAGCTTTGACTGCCTGTTTGTCCGGCCCGAAAATATAGACTTGATTGACAGTCGAATTTTGGCGAATCGAATGTACCTACGTGAAGCACATAACACGAGGGTTAGTAAATAATTTTTGTGgaatttattaagctcatttaatacccgaaaaaatactacgaagttctaTGGGATCCACTGAAAAACGGtgttgaaaaattttgaaatgggtATTATCGCGAAGCTCTCATCGAggggagcactctggtactctcggatttttcgtggggttcacggtttgcgagaaatttaggccaaaattcaaaatgggctaaaatttttcggataaaaattggacaaaccgctctatggatttaggtgttcttagtgtctatggaaagctctcgaggtgtagatgggttttgaGATAAGACCTAGTCTAATCAATAGCCAGATCGGCCGGAATCGGCCCAGGAAGGTGGAACACCGTGCGCGTGCTGGGGAAAGTCTGGCGCAACTTTCCAGCAGCCTGGAACGTCGACCGGCGGGCTGGGACGGCTGGGGTGGTGCGCTGGCGATCGGGGAGGGCTGAGATGGTGGCTGGTAggcgaggggaggagggaggagagagaaaacgaaggagagagggaaggtgttaggcgcgACGCAAGAGGGCAGGAAAAAGAAGAGGGACGGTCCAATTCCAATGGTCCGACCCGGTCCGATTTTAAATacctaaaattaaatttttactctgcattgagacaaaaaacgaggcccaaaaatttcaaaaaaatttcagaaaacttagaaaattttgtagagcccaaatatatttttagttttgttacgtggtctttaaattaatttgtaaaaattaacaaagtttattgattttaaaaaattaaacccgatttctaaaattcaaaaaatttcaaataatttctcaaaattttaataaaataaaatattaatatttatctataaaataattaatttaaaaattaggggtgttatacACGCATAGCAACTCTCTGTAAATTCTCGGTTCATCTTGGGTTTTATTTAGTCGTTTCTTGTCCATAGAACATGCTACTAAATGATGATCTTTGATTCGACTCAAAAGCTCAAGTTATCAGCTAAAACAACTTAATTAAacatatattatgttgaatttttatatattttcaatatCACTTTTCATCTCTCGTAAATGATAAACTTTTTATTGCGGGTTTAGGGTTTTAGGTATATCAATTACTTTGTTCGATGGATAATCCTTCGGATTGTTTTGTTCGTGTGTATTTTATAACTAATGGAAGTGGCCATATGCTTGGATTCATGCAAGGAGGTGGAAAAGTTATCTTGTGAAATCAgagatatttataataaaattattgattGTATTCTAAAATTTCTCGTGAAATTGATATACATATAATGTTTTTACCATAATTATTGTTGATTATATTAGATCTTACGTTAATTTcacaataattattatatatagatCGAGTAGCCTTGATTATCCTACGTGTGATTGGGTGTTTTTAGCATTTGGGTATGATTTAATTTGCAACAGCCATCAGTAGGTGTTAGCCTGCCTAACCTTTTCTCAATTATTAATGTATGGGAATCACAAATAATTAAAAACTCAAGGTTGTCATACCATAGTTGAAAATTAGAGGTAGTGATAGTATATTTGAGAAAATTAGACAATTAATCTATTCAGAAAATATATAATGAGATACGTATGCATATTGCTGGGAATTAATGTAATATTGTCATACTTGAAATCCAAATTAtcatgttctctctctctctatatatatggtCTATTTAACTTATCAACAAAAATATGGGTCTATTTATAAATCGATTAATTTAATGAGAAATTATCACGTcaaaaagttatatatatatatatatatatatatatatatatatatatatatatatatatatatatattatttgtttGGAGAAATTTTTGTGTGGATCTAATTCAACTTAAGAcacaaatatataaaatttattaagtaaatttcattatatattttataacttgagtttataataaatcaaatttaagtaagaaaaattttatttatttaattatttaaagatATAAGGAGTTAAATAATTAACCTatcaagaaaattttttttttaatttttaaaggtAACTAATGCAGATCATTAGTTTTGTGATGTATGAGATGGGAAAATATTTTCAGTTTAAGGAGGAAGGGATTGAAAAATGCGCTGATCGATAgactgaaaatatttttaagaaaataatttggatatttatttaattaggttgatatgaaaattattttgaaaaaataataataaaaattttatatttagcacataaactaaataaaataaaaaccgaCGTTCATAAAGAAAAATAGacacgatatatatatatatatatatatatatatatatatatctttattTAATTTCACTCAAAAACTTGAGATTACAATCAGCAAGTTTTCTTATTCAGGAAATTAAAATAGTTAATTCAATCACCACAATCCACAAACTGGTAGTTGACAATAAGGTGGCCTTGAGCAATGCCTTTTCCATCGGTGTCTAACTGCCGGAAAACACCTTCTTCTAAGTCCAACCCTCCATTGCTGCACTGATCAATAATTCTCACCGTTACTTTAGTTCCTGTTCCAGTATTGGTCACCTGAACAAATCATGTCAAACATgaattaattttagtaaaaaaaattggcaggattttaaaaattaatgaatatTGATGAGTTCCCTTCTACAAATATATATTTCTTACACTTAAACATTTGCCGCAAGCAGCTTGTCCTTGAGGTCCGGCTGGTCCACAGAAGGCCGTCCATCCATACTTCTTGCGCCATTCGAGAGGCTTGCTTGCATCCCATGTTGCGCAGTAAGCACTCACAGCATTCAAGTCCCATCCATTTTGTTCAGGATTGTATACATGATAGGTTGCTCTCACATTGGAAGCACTCTGGGAATTGGCTTTAGCGATGAGAAAGACTAGGAAAGCCATGCACAAGGTTACACTTACCTTCCCCATGGTTATGTgttttggttttgtgaagaacatTGGTGCAAGAATGGTTGAATTTATAGGAAAACTTCAGTTGGAAACTTGGAAAATTATGACATTTCAACATAGACAGAGGACCTTCAAAACAAGGAGTCAATTCACATGGTTTAATCCTGAATCAGCAAAACAAGTAAGGAAAGGGCTTTGTCATCGATTCTGGCGTGATTGATGCAAATTGTAGATCGGTAGAACACGGCATTGCGCTTCTTCGAGCTACTAGAAGACAGATT comes from the Hevea brasiliensis isolate MT/VB/25A 57/8 chromosome 5, ASM3005281v1, whole genome shotgun sequence genome and includes:
- the LOC110647329 gene encoding pathogenesis-related protein PR-4 → MFFTKPKHITMGKVSVTLCMAFLVFLIAKANSQSASNVRATYHVYNPEQNGWDLNAVSAYCATWDASKPLEWRKKYGWTAFCGPAGPQGQAACGKCLSVTNTGTGTKVTVRIIDQCSNGGLDLEEGVFRQLDTDGKGIAQGHLIVNYQFVDCGD